The Lutra lutra chromosome 1, mLutLut1.2, whole genome shotgun sequence genomic sequence ACTCCTCAGCTCTGGGCCTGGCTTCTGGGCGGCGGCTCCCCGAGAGGAGCTGTCAGGGCAGCAGAGTGGGCGGGGAGCAGCGGGGGAGCTGGCGGGAACACCAGTCCGGCCCCGCCCTCCCCCCGTGAGGCTGAACCCTCGTGGCCTGACCGCCCCCCACTACTGTCATCTTCGTGGTTCAGATTTCACCGTGCATGGTTTGGGGGGACATGAACATTCCGATTGTGTCAGTTGGTCCCTTCctcaatctgactggtgtccctGTGAGACCAGGAGGACGCAGTCCTGCCCACTGGGACAGCCGCGTGACCCGGACGCACCCACCGGAACATCTCCCTGTGGAGGAGAGAGGCCTCGGAGAGGGGCCCGCGGACACCTTGATCTCAGCCTCCTGCCTGTGGGGGCTGAAAGTCAACGTCTGCCGTCCCAGGGGTTCTCTGGcgctctcctgctgagcagaccaGCCCCACCCGGGAGACCCCGTGCTGGGCACTGTGGCCAACAAGACAGACAAGGTCACCGCCCGCCAGAGGCCTACGTTGTAGCAGCGGCCCCAGAGTTGAGTGGCCAGGGTCACAACGGGGGCTGGGCGGCAGGTGGACGGGAGGGCGACCTCTTGCCATTGGGGAGCGGGAGGCTCGGCTCAGCTGGAGGGTGAAACCCCAGGAAGAACTTTGGGCAGGGGAAAGTGTGCAGATGGCCAGTGATGCAGACGGGCGTGGGGCGTTCTCGGGGTCACAGCCTAGCAGAGCTGGGGTGCGGGGTCCCAGGCTCCCAGCAGGAGGTCCGACTTCAGGAGTGTCTGTCTTGAAGAGCCTGATGGACGCCACCATGCAGTGTTGTCACAGGAGGTCCCAGTTGGATTTGTTCTGCAGGAAGGCCCTTCCAGCCGCATTCGGGGTGCGCAGGTCTCAGTGGGAAAGGACTGGCCACTCTcgggggtagggggaggatgTGGTGTCCAGCAGGCTGACAGATCGCAAAGGTGGCCAAGAcgccacactgagcagagagggtGGTGCGGGGAGGACTTGGGCGGCCGCCAAGGTTCTGGCTCAGGGACCTGGTGCACGGCACAGTGGCACTTCCAACAAAAAGACCCTGGGTCAGAGCTGGTTTGGGGGAACCATGGCCAGTACGTGGACCTGTCAGGATGCGTGGCCCGGAGCGGCACGCACTGGGACGGACATTTAGGAATCCCTCCAGGAGACTCAGTGATGTTTATGGGAGGACGGCGCTGGCTGCCGTGGGGTCGTCTGAAGAGGGAGACACCGTCCCTCCTCGAGCTTACACCAGGAGACTGTCCAGATCCCCAAGTCTACGCCGCAGAAACACGCAGATCTCTGAGAATTGTCCTGTACTGTCAACGCTGCTTCCAGGACAGCCAGAAGCCCCTCCGCACCCCCATCGGGCACAATTCTCCCGTCAGAGCAAGAGAAAGACCCGCCCTGGccaccagcctctccccaggATGGCCATCTATGCCCTGGGACCCTCCCGCCCAATAGTCGCCCACTCCACGCCTCAGCCCAGGTGTGGGTGTGAAAGGACAGTGACCCAAAGGCTGCTGGTAACACCGGGGGTCTCAGTACACAGACCCCACTGCTCCTACCAGCACGTGGCCTCCCTACCGAGAGCCCTGACGTCCTTCTTGGCCCTTCCTAGGGCATCACCTTTCTCTGACATAATCCGTACACCAGCACAGCCACAGCCCAGCCCACCAGGGTCCACCATGACCGTCGGCCACAGAGAGTCAGACACACACTTCCCCTGGGCACCAGCAGGTGGAACGGCTTGTCCACAGCACGGCCCCTCACCAGCTTCCCGAGGGCCAGACCCCAGTCAGGCGGGCATCACCAACCCTCCCAGGCTGCTGACACATCTAATTAGGCTTCCCTGTCCCGTGGGGACACCAGCAAGGAAGGGGACATGTGAGTCTCCTGTGAGGACAACACCAGCCCAGGGGCGGATATAAAAGCCCTGGCATCCCAGGgcacctcacacacacactcacacacacactcacactcacactctcagcctcctccagccccaccgcccccaccatGGCCACGTCCACCCTGTCCGTCTGCTCCAGCGACCGGAGCTACGGCAGCCGCGTCTGCCTGCCCGGCTCCTGTGACTCCTGCCCCGACTCCTGGCAGGTGGACGACTGCCCAGAGAGCTGCTGCGAGCccccctgctgtgcccccccctgctgtgcccccacctgctgtgACTCCAGCTGCTGTGTCCCCACCTGCTGTGTCcccccctgctgtgcccccacctgctgtgactccagctgctgtgtccccacctgctgtgcccccacctgctgtgcccccacctgctgtgcccccacctgctgtgactccagctgctgtgtccccacctgctgtgcccccacctgctgtgACTCCAGCTGCTGTGCCCCCTCCTGCCTGACCCTCATCTGCACCCCTGCGAGCTGCGGGTCCAGCCCCTGCCCGTCAGCCTGCACCAGCTCCTGCCAGCGCTCCCCCTGCCAGGAAGactgctgtgtgtctgtctgctgcaagcccgtctgctgcacccctgtctgctgcacccctgtctgctgcaagcccgtctgctgcacccctgtctgctgcacccctgtctgctgcaagcccgtctgctgcacccctgtctgctgcaagcccgtctgctgcacccctgtctgctgcacccctgtctgctgcaagcccgtctgctgcacccctgtctgctgcacccctgtctgctgcaagcccgtctgctgcacccctgtctgctgcaagcccgtctgctgcacccctgtctgctctgggccctccccctgctcagccccctcctgctgccagcccagcccctgctcctcgTCCTGCTGCCGCCGGTCCTCCTGCGTGTCCCTGCTCTGCCGCCCCGTGTGCAGACCCGCCTGCTGcgtgcctgcctcctcctgctgtgcccctgcctcctcctgccagcCCAGCTGCTGCCGCCGGGCCTCCTGCGTGTCCCTGCTCTGCCGCCCTGTGGGCTCCCGCCAGGCCTGCTGCGTGCCCGCCTCGGCCCAGAAGTCCTGCTGCTGACGGGGCCCGTCTCCCGTGGGGCCAGCTGGGCTCAGGACCCACCCAGTGACAGTGGTCCTCCCAGCCCCCTCAGTCCGGTCCTGACCTGTTAGGTGGCTGCCCACACCCAGGACGGGGTCTTCCATGCGTCCACTCTGCTGACATGACCTTGACCTTATAGCTCCCAAGAACGCTGACCCCGCTGCTCCCCAGGGCTCCTGCTCCCAGGAGGGGCCTCCACTACTTCTGGGTCCCCCGTCCTTCCCTCCCAGTTTCTCGGCTCGGGTCCCGTGACCTCAACTGCTGATCTCTCAGCGCCTGCTCAGACACCCCAATAAACTCACTCACCAGCGCATCTGCTTCCTTTCATCCAACcctcatgggggtgggggtccaggGGTCTGAGCAGACATTGGTCTCTTCCACCCGGgaacatttctaaaaatgaggGACTAAGAAATCCCACAGGCAGGGCCCCGGGGTGGGAGGCACGCCCTGGCCCAGGAAGGTCAGGGCTGCCCGACCCTGCGTGCCCAGGGCTTCCTGAGGCTGGCCACCTGCACACGGGTCGTGGTCTGAGACTTCTCAGCCCCTGGCCTGTTTCCACCCACTGCCCCAGCTGGACAAACTGGCCCTAGACCAGCCGGCCTGGGTCTGCAGGCAGCACAGCTCCTATGGTCCTGGGGACCCTCTGGGGTCCTCCCATGCACTGTACCTAGTTAGCAGAAAGGTGGTGGCGTGGGGGAGGCACTGCTCCCATCAAGATGGGGAAACACGGACTGGATACCTTCCCCCCCAGACCAACTAAGAGCACTAAGACCATGAAGTCAGGCTGTCAAATCCTGGGCCTGAGGTTCACagaacaagcatggggagaggggaagaagcaaggTGCATGTCCCACTGGCCCTCCCACCAGCTGGAGAATGTGTCCGGCCCCCATGAAGGAGGGCAAACCCAGTGGAGCGCCAAGAACCCTGATGGAGTTGGGAAGAGGCCCAGGCAGCAGGGGTTGGGCTTGGGGTCAGAGTGCCGGAGAAGAGACCCTGTCACAGTGGGTCTCTCTACCCTGAAATTGCCCCAtgctccatctgcccctccccagcggCCGCGGCACCTGCTGGTCTCCTGTCTCCTTAGAGGGGTCCTTCCTCGTGCACAGAGCATGGAGACTTCTCAGACTGGCTGTTTTCAGTCACTCACAGGTGTGTGCATTTCCTCCCGGTTTCTTCCTGGCCTGATcgcactcttcttcttcttttttcttttttcaatttgtttttcttgatgcCAAATACACATAACCTCGTCTACCGTCCTAACCAGTTTCAAGCGCAGAGTTCAGCGGCGCTTAGTACATCCTCAGTGTCGTGGCGCCAtccccactgtccatctccaGGACTCCTCTCATTCCCGGGAGGATGATACCCTGTCCCCTGGAACACTGCCtcgccagccccctcccccagccctcgtGCCTGCCCTTCCACCTTCTGTCTCTGAAATTCCTCGCATCAGTGGAATCATGGAGTAGCTGTCTTTCTGTGACTAATGTCCTCGTCACACTTCAATTCTGCTGAAGTCAGACCTGCTTCCCTTTTAGGGCCGACGGCAAGTCCGCTGCGTGGATGGCCCGCATTTGGCTTATTTATCTGTCCCTCGGTGGGCCCTGGGCTCTGCTCTTGTCAGTATCGCTGCTGTGAACACCGCCGTACAACTCTCTCTTCAAATACCTGCTTTCGGTTCTTTTGAACATATACCTGTATATTTACTGGATCGTACGGTAACTCCCctgttaatttttcaaagaaccaccctATAGATTTCCACAGCGGCTGTACCATTTCCAGCTCTCACTCACTACACAGGAGGGCTTCAAGTTCGCCACATTATCATCAACATGCAATATCTTCTCCTTGTTacaatatatctattatatataatatccaggggcatctgggtggttcagtgggttaagccgctgccttcggctcaggtcatgatcccagggtcctgggatcgagtcccgcatcgggctctctgctcagcagggagcctgcttcctcctgtctctctgcctgcctctctgcctacttgtgatctctgtctgtcaaataaataaataaataaaatcttatatataatatCCATATACAAAGATGTCTTCTCCTTGTACGTACATTGTGTTTCCATTTACATAAgtcttatatatattatgtatctaTCGTAATGGGTGTAAGGGGCTTGTCATTGTAGTTGGACTTGGTTTCTCTAATAATGAGTGacatcaagcatcttttcatgtgctcgtTGGTCACAGAATTTGTACATCTTCTGTGTCTATTCacgtcctttgctcatttttgaatGGGGTTGTTTGGCTTTTTGTTACTGAGTTTGGGGAGTTCTCAtgcattttagatattaatccctgATCAGaatgtgattttcaaatgttttctcccatgtcTTTGAGTTACCTTTTATTCTCCATTGGTATTGTCTTTTGATGCAAAAAATATTGAGAGTTTTCATGAGgtccaatttttgttttgttttgttttgttttgttttttttgttgccTGTGCCGTTGGTGTCATTTCCAGGAAATCCTCGTGAAATCCAATGTTGCGAAGCTTTcatcctgtgttttcttccaagagttttatagttttaggtcttccATTTATGTTctggatccattttgagttcatttttgtgtgtcaTGTGACATCGGGGCccaccttcattcttttgcacgtgggtcatcagttttcccagcaccatttgtggaaaagactgtCCTGGGGCATCTCGGGgagtcagtgggttaagcaaccgcctgcggctcaggtcatgatcctggaatcccaggatggagtcccacatcgggctccccactcagtggggagtctgcttctccctctgactgctcccctttcatgctctcactcattctctctcccacataaataaaaaaaaaatctttaaaagataagacAAGACAAGGCTGTCCTTTCTCCGTTGAATGGACTTGGTGTCCTTGTGAAAGCTGATTTGACCTATAAGGTGAAGGTTTATTCCCGGACTCCGGTCTATTGCATTGGTCTATATGTCCCCCGGCCACTCTGTTTTCACGTCGACACCATCCTactttgattactgtagctttgtggcTCCGAAATCAGGAGGCGCGAGTCCCCAGCTTTGTGTTTGCGGGACTGTTTCAGCTCTTCAGGGTCCCTTAAGATTCTATACGAGTGTGGGtggttttgtgtttctgtgaaaatgtcattgggattgtttttaattaacatacaatgtatcatttgcttcaggggtgcaggtctgtgactcatcagtcttacacaattcccagccctcaccatagcaattatcttccccagtgtccatcatcccGCCACCCCGTCCCCCTACCCACCccgcctccagcaaccctcagtttgtttcccgagattaagagtctcttagggtttgtccccctctctggttttgtcttgttccatttttccctcccttcccctgtgatcctctgtcttgtttctcagattcctcaaaccagagagatcatgtgataattgtctttctctgactgacttacttcgctcagcagaatatcctctagttccatccccgtCACTGCAAATGGACACCGTCACTGTGATTTCAATAATGATCGCATTAcgtctgtagattgctttgggtggtctGGACACCTTAACAACACTGAGCCTTCCCGCCCGTGAACGtggactgtctttccatttatttatgtcttctttaccGTCTTTCACCAACGTTTCATAGATTTCGTTGTACAGGACTTCCCCCTCCTTGAccaattccttttattttattctttttttttttttaagattttatttatttatttgacagagagagatcacaagcagacagagaggcaggcagagagagagagagagggaagcaggctccctgctgagcagagagcccgatgtgggactcgatcccaggaccctgagatcatgacctgagccgaaggcagcggcttaacccactgagccacccaggcgcccctattttattcttttttgaagcaatcataaatggaattatttttataatttccttttgggGTTGTCCATTgtttgtatatagaaatgcaaccgatttttgtgtgttgacctTGTCTCCTGCtatttttctgaattcatttactaGTGCTAACacgtctttaggattttctatatataaggtCATGACATCTGTGAACAGGTGtgattttacttctccctttccaatcTGCACTATTTATTTCATTGCTACTATTTATTTCATTGTCCAACTGCTCTTGGGAACCTCCAGTACCGGGATGAATAGAAGTGGCTAAAAGGGGCATCCCTGTCccgttcctgatcttagaggaggAAAAGCTCCCAGTCTTCCCTAGTTGAGTACGATCTTTGCTAAGGGGTTttcacacaaatattttattatgctgTGGTAGTTCCTGCTTTTCCTAGTCTGTTGAGTGGTTCGCCATGGAAACATGCTGAATgtcgtcaaatgctttttcagtatcgaTGGAGATGAGCCTGCGCTGTTCTCTTTATGCTGGTAGCGTGGGGTTTTATACTGACTGATGTTCATAAGTGGAACCATCCTTGAATTCCAGAAACACGTCCTTCATGGTCGCGGTGTGTAATCTCTTCACTGTGCTGCTGAGTTCagtttgctagtgttttgttgaggacttttgcatgaTTTTTGTAATGGATGTTTGTTTGTGGTTTTCTGCCTGgctttgttatcagggtaatgtaagcctcatagaatgaattggggAGGGTTCTCCAAAGCTTATAGTAAACTAGGAATAATTGGAAAACCTGTTAACCTGATAAAAGACATCTGTGAAAAACTTATAGCGAACACCATACTTAATTGTAAAAGACTGAGAGCTTCCCTccaaagatcaggaaaaagacacagatgtcctctctcactgcctctacTCAACACCATACTGAAGTCCTGCCTGTGCAACCAGCAAGAAGAAATACAAGTCATACACATTGGAAATTAAGATATACAATGGTCTGTATTCACAGAGGATGTGAGTGTCCACATAGAAAACCCCAAGAATCTACAGAAATCTCCTAGAAATATGAGAGAGTTTAGCAAGGTTGAAGTGTGCAagcctaaaataattaaaattaattgcatttcaATATAATAGCAATAAatcattagaattaaaaaattttgtttaaaggcGTGATTTACAACAGAATAAATAATGGAAACTTGGGTATAAATCTCAGGGAATAGGTACATAATgagaactacaaaaaaaaaaaaaacgacgaAAGAAACTTAACAAGACGTTAGTCAACGGAGAGCTAAACCATGTTCGCAGGTGGGAATATTGTTCTATCAGTGAGCTCGACTCGTCTATAGATTCAAGCCAATCCCAGACCACGTCCCAGTAGCAGTTTTTGTCAGTATGAACAAGCTAATCCTAAAATTATTTGGATAGGAAAGGAGCTCAAATATCCAAACcacttgaaaatgaagaacaaagttggaggacgtCACTACCCGACTTCAAGATTTTCTATAAAACCACGGTACTCAAGACAATGTGATGTTGgcaaaggaacagaagcaggcagaTCCGGAAAcagaacagacacacagacgCACGCGAATACAGTCAACCGATTTTGGACCAGATACATGCAAAGGCAAGTTCAAGAGACAGAGGTGTGCTTGGAATGACTGGGCGTCCAAATccaaaaacccaaaaagaatCCTTGACCCATACCTCACGCCTAATGtaaaaacttcataaaaactGATCATAgccctaaatgtaaaatgtaaacattttagacttttagaagaaaacagcagaaaattGTTGCAACCTTGAGTTAGGCTTATAACCGAGAGCATGATCTGAAAAAGACGAAAATCGATGAAGAGGCTGCCCAGCCCTCAGCCCTGGAAGCCCACATGGGttctgctaaatgaaagaagccagaccccaaAGGCTGTACACTGTCtttatagaacattctggaaaagccaCAAGTGCAGTGACAGAGAGTCGGTAGCCGCAGGGGTTTGGGGCAAAGGGAGGTGTTGCTAGGGTGGGGAGCACGAGGGACCTTCTGCATGGCTTGGGGGCGGTGCGTGGGCGACCGCCAGGACTCAGGGCCGAGCGCCACCAAGTGTGTTGCGCgtggagggaggcggggaggacGGTGAGCCGCGGCTTGGCTCTGTCAGGTCAAGCGGGCGAAATTCTTCTCCCTGAAGATGGTAGGACTGCAATCTGCTTTtggcaggttttctttttctctgattattttctatatcatccttctctttgtttctgcGTTGACTCTGCTGGACCAGCTGGTCTGGGGATGCTTCCGCGAGCGGTGTTCGGGCGGCAGTTTTCCAGAACAGCTCTAGCGTGGGAAGGGCTGTACCTTCCGCTCCCCGGGCGGTTTCACAGAGGCCGTGGTCcgacccctccccctccaacgTTGGAGATCCAGTCGCACGTCTTCGCCGAGCGGCGGGCCAATGCCAGCCTCTCCGGAAACATCTAGGGTGTTGAGGTCGGTGAGAGAGCACGCCCGTGTGCCGACACGTGCACCGATTTCTGTCCGTCTCCTCCCACGTTTGGTCAGAACCCCACGTCCGCACACACCATTGCCCTCTGCTCTGGGAAACGTTCCCGGTGGCTGATCCATCTTTCCCGAAGTCTCGTGCGGTGAACACGGGATCTTGAGGGCATCTTCATTCCTCTGAAGTTCTCCACGTTCCTTCTCGGTCATTCCGGGCTGAGACATGTTGTCCGCCTTCCCACTCAACCTTGATCGCCGCCATGCAGCTCTCCGTGTGGGGGGCGCCGGCAGCTGACGCGCACACCTGTCCTGGGTTTGCGTCCTGCCTGCTCCAGGGGACTGGGATTCACAGCCCttgccccacccctaccccccagcaaacCACAGCCAAGAGCAGGACGTGGTGGGCAGGCTGTCCGGCCCGGGGCTGCAGGACACTAGGTTGTTCCTGTGCTGTTTGCTTAAAGACCTAAACAAAGTCAGGGGCCAACCCCGTCCTCAACCACGACAGGCATTTTACAAGCAGACACTCTCGTGTAAATAAACCGGCGGTAATAAGCACTCCCAGGGCTCAGCCGACACAGCAACGAGGAAGGGGAAGTCTCACGGAGCCTCTTGCTGGGACAAACACACCCAGGAGGGTATAAAAGCCAACAGACAGCTCAGTacctcacacacactcacactcacactcacagcctcctccagccccaccgcccccaccatGGCCGCGTCCACCCTGTCCGTCTGCTCCAGCGACCGGAGCTACGGCAGCCGCGTCTGCCTGCCCGGCTCCTGTGACTCCTGCCCCGACTCCTGGCAGGTGGACGACTGCCCAGAGAGCTGCTGCGAGCccccctgctgtgcccccccCTGCTGTGTCCCCCCCTGCTGTGACCCCACCTGCTGTGACTCCAGCTGCTGTGTCCCCAcctgctgtgcccccacctgctgtgcccccacctgctgtgACTCCAGCTGctgtgcccccacctgctgtgcccccccctgctgtgcccccacctgctgtgcccccacctgctgtgcccccccctgctgtgcccccacctgctgtgCCCCCCCCTGCCTGACCCTCATCTGCACCCCTGCGAGCTGCGGGTCCAGCCCCTGCCCGTCAGCCTGCACCAGCTCCTGCCAGCGCTCCCCCTGCCAGGAAGactgctgtgtgtctgtctgctgcaagcccgtctgctgcacccctgtctgctgcaagcccgtctgctgcacccctgtctgctgcaagcccgtctgctgcacccctgtctgctgcaagcccgtctgctgcacccctgtcggctgcacccctgtctgctctgggccctccccctgctcggcctcctcctgctgccagcccagcccctgctcctcgTCCTGCTGCAGACCGTCCTCCTGCGTGTCCCTGCTCTGCCGCCCCGTGTGCAGACCCGCCTGCTGcgtgcctgcctcctcctgctgtgcccctgcctcctcctgccagcCCAGCTGCTGCCGCCGGGCCTCCTGCGTGTCCCTGCTCTGCCGCCCTGTGGGCTCCCGCCA encodes the following:
- the LOC125093367 gene encoding keratin-associated protein 10-12-like — its product is MATSTLSVCSSDRSYGSRVCLPGSCDSCPDSWQVDDCPESCCEPPCCAPTCCAPTCCDSSCCAPSCLTLICTPASCGSSPCPSACTSSCQRSPCQEDCCVSVCCKPVCCTPVCCTPVCCKPVCCTPVCCTPVCCKPVCCTPVCCKPVCCTPVCCTPVCCKPVCCTPVCCTPVCCKPVCCTPVCCKPVCCTPVCSGPSPCSAPSCCQPSPCSSSCCRRSSCVSLLCRPVCRPACCVPASSCCAPASSCQPSCCRRASCVSLLCRPVGSRQACCVPASAQKSCC
- the LOC125093359 gene encoding keratin-associated protein 10-8-like; protein product: MAASTLSVCSSDRSYGSRVCLPGSCDSCPDSWQVDDCPESCCEPPCCAPPCCVPPPCLTLICTPASCGSSPCPSACTSSCQRSPCQEDCCVSVCCKPVCCTPVCCKPVCCTPVCCKPVCCTPVCCKPVCCTPVGCTPVCSGPSPCSASSCCQPSPCSSSCCRPSSCVSLLCRPVCRPACCVPASSCCAPASSCQPSCCRRASCVSLLCRPVGSRQACCVPASAQKSCC